The Prosthecobacter fusiformis sequence ATCGTAGAGCAACGCGCCAAGGCAGCGGGGAAACCGTAAGCTTAGCGGCGCAAGATTCCCCCAGCACATTCTGCGATGCCTTCCCCCTCATGCCTCCAACCATGGCTGAGGAAACATCCCCTGTTGGTCCTGTCCGTCCCCGCAGCAGCCGGCATCCTCCTGGCCGACGGACAAACCTGGCAGCCCCAGTGGCCGCTGATTCTGATCACACTTTTGGTTTGGCTACCCTTCCTTTACCGGCGGCGCTTATGGACAGCCGCGCCTGCCTTGATGCTGACTTTTGGATTCCTGCATTCCCTGCGGCTGGCTGACACCTTCGAGCATCCGCTGCGTACCCAGCTCCTCGCGACGGCGGATCATGCCATGGACGTCACGCTTCGCGGCCATCTTTATCCCTGGAACAAAGGGGCTGAGCTGGATGAAGACGCGGCTCTATGCAGCGTCACTGCAATCAGACCAGGACGTCATGGCAGCTTCCAGCCATTGAAGGCAAAGATCAAAGTGCGGCTCCCAGAAGGCTGGTCATTAACAGCACCGGGTGTCTATGAGATCAGCGGCCGCCTCTCCCTGCCCAGGCCGCCGATGAATCCAGGCCAGTTCGATTCAGTGAACTATGGTCTGCGTATGGGCTGGATCGCCCATTTGCGTGCCCAGGAAATCAACTTGGTAGAAGAGGATGCCATAGCCCTGCGATTCCATCTTTTACACGCAGCGGAGACCTCACGACAATGGATCACGAAGCAACTTTCGTTAGGCCTGGAAAAAGAGGACAAGGATGCCGCCGTGATATTAGCCATGGCCCTCGGAGCCTCAGACGCCGCAGGTGAAGACATCGAAGATGCGTTTCGTGACAGCGGCACTCTACATGTCTTTGCCGTCAGCGGCCTGCACGTGGTCATGCTGGCTCACATCGCATCCATGGGGCTGCGCTGGCTAGGCACCCAGCGCATGAGCCTGGCGATTATTCTGATCGTTTTTGCATATGCTTTTATCACTGGCTGGCAGCCATCCGCAGCACGGGCGGCCTTCATGCTGGCCATCGTGCTGACGGGCCCGTTGCTTTATCGCAGATCGCAGTTGCCCAACACGCTAGGTGCGGCGGCGCTTATTCTCTTATTTTTCGATTCGCATCAGCTTTTCCTGCCGGGGTTTCAGCTCTCGTTTGGTGTCCTTTTAGCCATCCTTTTCATGAGCGGAGGCATCGCTGAGCAAGCCCGGCCCTGGTGTGAACTGGACCCCTTTTTACCACCCGCCCTGGCCACTCCGTTTCAACGGTTAGGCGTGTGGGCGAAGCTAAAAATCGCCTCGCTTTTCTCCGTCACGGCGGCGGCGTGGGCGGGGAGCCTGCCGCTGATGATCCTGCATTTCGGCAGCATCACACCCGTGGCTTTGGTCTCGAATCTTTTCCTGGTACCTGCATCGGAACTTTGCCTGATTTTTTCATGCTTCAGCCTCTCTTTCGCCACGCTTCATTGCAGCGGCATGGCCATTTTCTTGAATGTTATCAATGCTCAACTGGCCAAAGGCATGGTGATGCTGGCCACCTGGTTTGCCAGCCTTCCGGCGGCCAATTACACCCTGGACCTCCGTTTTGAAAAGGCACCTCCGCCTGCTGAGATACGTGTCCTGCATGTCCCCTTCGGCGGTGGGGCCGGATACCTCCGCAGTGGGGAGGAACGCTGGCTGCTGGATACCGGCAATGACAATAACTGGCGCTATGTGCTGCGGCCATTCCTCCAGCATGATGGGATCAATAATCTGGATGGCCTTATTCTAAGCCATGGCGATATCTCTCATGTGGGTGCGGCTCCGCGGGTGCTGAAAATGCAAAAACATCCACGCATCCACACTAGCCTCCTGGAGCCCTGGCCTTCTGATCCTGCCACTGGCAGTCTCAAGACTTTGAGTCGTGCTATCCCGCCGGATGGCCCCATCTGGAAAAGGCATGGCCTGGGGGAACTGATTAACCTCCATTCCGGACATGGGATGCCCGTCACTGCTCAGGTGCTGCATCCAGGCCCTGCTGATCTGCATGAAAAGGCCAATGACCGGGGACTCGTCCTCCTCATCCAGGCAGGTCCATTCCGGGTCCTGTGGCTGAATGATGCCGGATTCATCACGGAAAAACGCCTGCTGGAGCGCCGTGCACCGGTGCAGTGTGACATCCTGGTGCGTCACCAGCACAACGCCGATTTCTCCGGCCTCACGGAACTGCTATTGGCCGCACAGCCCCGCGCCATCATCAGTTCTAACGATGCCTATCGTACCGAGGAAGCGCTACCGCAGCGCCTCCGCGACCATTGCCAGGCCCAGCAGATTCCGCTGTTCGACCTCGAGGCCAGCGGCAGTGTCGGCATCGAATTTTGGGACGAGTTCGTGGAATTGAAGGGCTATGGCAACGGCCAGTCGGTGAGGCTCAGCGCCTTGTCGGAACTGCGGTGATCAACCGTTGCCGATTTCACTTGGCCCGCATTTTGGCAAAAATGTCTCCGCCTTTTTTGGCCCCTTCCACATAGATGCTCATGGCGTTGAAGTGACGGACAAACTCACCTGCATCAATCTCCTCGTCATTTAGCCAGAAGCCTTCCGGTGCTTGGGCTTTCAATGCCTGGACTGTTTTATCAGCCACTCCCTTTGCTCGGCTGGCCCAGCTTTTTTCATTGTCAGGTCCGCTGCGTTTCGCCAGTATTTCTTCACGCGGTCTGGACATTATCTCACGGAGTTGTTTCAGGTCTTTTTGAATCCAGTCCAGCTTAAATCCATAATGTGTTGGCAGGTTGCTGTCGTCATAGACCAGCTCATAGGTGTCTTTGACAAAGTAGAGCGGCTTGTTCGTCTTCAGTTCATAGAAGCGAGCATGCTTGCCATCCGGGAGGACGGAGCGCTCATACCACGCAAAGGCCGCAGGCAGAGGCTTCATATACTTTTCATCTCCCGTCACCACATACAGATCATACAATGCCTTCATAGTGCTCAGGCTCTCGCCGCCACTCACACAAGGCGGCTCAAATTTACGCGCCCAAACGGGTTCCATCTGGTGATTGTATTGCTGTGCCCAACCGGGCTGTGGCTCGGGCATCTGCGCCAGGATGAAAAAATTTCCGGTCTTTTTTGCCGAGTTCAGATACCGCTCTTCTTTCGTCAGGTCATAGGCACGCAACAGCAGTTGGACAATCTTCTCCATGTTTCCATCATTGAGAGTATAAAAGTCCGTGTACTTTTCCTTTGGGAAGGTGCGCGGCCAATCTGCGGGATAGCGGGCCTTCAGGACCGGAATCGCGGGATCGGCAGGTTTTTCAAACTGCTGCGGCCAGGCTCCGTTCGGGTATTGAGCGCCTAACAAACTATCCATTCCGAATTTCAAACAATCCTGCAAAGCTTGGTCATCCTTGCTCTCCGGCAGACTTGCCAGCTCCAGCAAAAGCAACAGGGCGGACTGCGTCTTGTTGTCATCCAGCGTGCTGCGGAATTCGCGCTTGCCTGGCTCCGTATCCCCCGCCAGCACATGCTTGCGCAGATGATATTTCTTCTCATACGCACCGGAAAAGTCATACTCCGCCAGCCAGCCACCGCTGGCGAGCTGGCACTCGATCAAAGCCTTCGCTGCACCTCGGGCAGCCTCCAGAAACTGTGCATCCCCCGTGGCCTGGTACCCCTTCAACATGGCCAGCCCCACCGTTGTCGTTCCTGGCGGCTGCATGGAGATGATCTCCGTGCCCTTCTTTCCTTCCACAAACGCCATGCTCAGATCCTTCGTCCATGAGGAGGCATACCCTCCATGCACGGCCAGCTTCTCCGTGTAAAACGAGGTCGCCTTTTTCATCGCCGCCGTCACCTCCGCAGGATCTGGAAACGAATCCGCCGCCAGGGCGGAAAGAGGTAACATGAGGCAAAGCAATGATTTCATAAAGTCGGGAGATGCAGCCTGAACGCTCATCAAGCCTCTCATTCTTCACCAATGTTGCTTTTATCCCGGAGAAATCGCTGGCCGGGGGAAAGTTCCCCCTGAGCTTTAACTCGCAACCTGCCCGACCGCCCATTCTGTATCGAATGAGCGGGCTGTCGCATGCCCAGCTAAAGCTCTGGAATACTTTCTCATCCCAGCCCAGGCACCTTCCACCCGTCCCGATACTCCCGCTTCACCAGCTTGTTCGCGCCTTCGTGGTTGCTGATCTGGCAGGACTCGCGGTCGAATTCCAGCCATTGGCCGGGGAAGCGGTCGGTGATGGTGCCGACAAGCACAGTCTCCGTGAGCGGGCCGCCATGGCTGAAATCGGCACAGCTCTTGGTGCCGGCGAGGATGGCATCTACCCAGTCGTGATAGTGGTCTTGTCCCTTCAAACCTTTGGGATACTTCTCCGCAGGGAAGCTTTCCTCCGGCAGCACAAACGGACGCTGGCCATAGGGTTTAAAAATACTGCCTTCCGTGCCCACCCAGAACGTCCCGGAATGGGGAAACTTCGTCAGCACAGACGGCATCTTCACTTTGGTCATATCCGGGTCCATGCCGCCATCATTCCAGGTGACTCGCACGGTGTCTCCCTCTGTGTATTCGCTGCCGGGGAAGTCCAGTTCCACGATGCGCTTCTCTCCCCACAGTGGGCCGCTGCTGCCACCGCTGGTGAGGCGGGCACGTGTGGGAGCGGTGAGTTTCAGTGCATCAAAAGTCGCATCAAAATGGTGGCAACCCATGTCTCCCATTTCGCCACAGCCGAAGTCAAACCACGCACGCCAGTTCTGCGGATGATAGGTGTCGTTTAAAAAGGGCACTGGATTCCGCACCCCGCACCACAGATCCCAGTCCAGCCCTTCTGGAATGGCATCGCCCTGCGGACGAAGCTCCGTGTTTTTGGGCCACCAGCTCAGGGGTTTGTTCTCCCACATAATGACCTCCTTCACCTTGCCAATGGCCCCGCTCTGGATGAGCTGCACCGTCATCCGTGCCTCAATGCTGGAGCGCCCCTGATTGCCGAGCTGCGTCACCACACCGGCTTTCTTCGCCTCTTCCGTGATCACCCGGCACTCATGCAGCGTGGGTGCCATCGGCTTTTGAAGATAGACGTGCTTCTTCGCGCGCAAAGCTGTCACGCAGGGCCCGGCGTGGCTGTGATCTGGCGTGCCAATGGTCACCGCATCAAATTTGTCGCCATACTTCGCCATCACCTCGCGCCAGTCTTTATGCTGGCTGGCGTCTGGAAAGTCCTTGGCTGCCTGCGCCAGGTGCTTCGCATCCACATCGCAGATGCTGACGATCTTCACCTTCTCATGCCGGGCCACGCTGCGCATCGTGTTGCCGCCCATCCGTGCCACACCGATGCTGGCGACCTGGAGCATGGAATTGGGCGAGGCACTGCGTAAAATCGCAGGAAACCCAAGGGTGGAGGCAGCGGAGGTCTGGAGAAAGCGGCGACGGTTCATGGTGGACGGTAACAACGCTGTACCGAGCGCTGGTTTATCACCTCACAAGATCGGTGCACCTTCAAACAAGGCGCGCAGAGCAGCCCCCGCCCCCTTCGGCTTCCTTGGCGCCAGTATGGAAGTCTTCGCTGTCACCATTTTCATGAGCCTCGCCTTCGCGGTGCTCTTTGCCGTCCTTTTCTTCGCCGAGCGCTCCCAGCGGCAGCGCCGTTCCCTGGAGCAAATGTCCCTCCTCCCCCTGGAGTCTGACCATTCCGACCGCTGATCTTTCATGAACACCCTCGCTCAAAAACAGCTCATCACTTTCGATGACAAAGTCGTCCGCCAGTTCATGTGGGCCTCCATCATCTGGGGCATCGTCGGCATGCTGGTCGGTGTCATCATCGCCTCCCAGCTCAATTTTCATCAGCTCAATGTTACGCAGTGGCTGTCCTTTGGCCGCCTGCGTCCGCTGCATACCAATGCTGTCATCTTCGCCTTCGTGGGGAATATGATGTTCTCCGGCATTTACTACTCCACCCAGCGCCTGTGCAAGGCCCGCATGGCTTCGGACATCCTGTCCAAGATCCACTTCTGGGGATGGCAGGGCATCATTGTCGCCGCCGCCATCACCCTGCCATTAGGGTACACTCGCGGGCAGGAATACGCAGAACTCATCTGGCCCATCAACATCGCCGTCGCACTTATCTGGGTCGTCTTCGCGGTGAACTTCTTTTGGACCCTGGCCCGGCGTAACGAGCCCTCCCTGTATGTCGCCCTCTGGTTCTACATCGCCACCATCATCACAGTGGCGATGCTCTACATCGTCAATCACCTTTCCATCCCCACCAGTTGGACTCATAGTTATACCCTTTTCTCCGGGGTGCAAAACGCGCTGGTACAGTGGTGGTATGGGCACAACGCCGTCGCCTTTTTCCTCACGACTCCCATCCTGGGCATCATGTACTATTTCCTGCCGAAGGCAGTGGAGCGGCCCGTGTATTCCTACCGCCTTTCCATCGTCCACTTCTGGTCGCTCGTTTTTATTTACATCTGGGCCGGCCCCCACCACCTGCTGAATACCTCCCTGCCAAAGTGGCTGCAAATGCTGGGCATGTTCTTCAGCCTCATGCTCTGGGCCCCGAGCTGGGGTGGCATGCTCAACGGTCTGCTCACCCTGCGCGGTGCCTGGGACAAACTCCGGACCGACCCCGTCGTCAAATTTTTCATCGCCGCCGTCACCTTTTACGGCATGTCCACCTTTGAGGGCCCACTTCTCTCCATCCGCGCTGTCAATGCCCTCTCCCATTACTCAGACTGGACCATCGGCCACGTCCATAGCGGGGCACTAGGCTGGAACGGCCTCATGGCCGCAGGCATGTTTTATTGGCTCACCCCGCGTCTGTACGGCACCAAGCTACACTCCGTGCCGATGGCCAATTTCCACTTCTGGATCTCCATCGTGGGCATCCTCCTTTACGTCGCTGCCATGTGGGTCTCCGGCATCATGCAGGGGCTGATGCTAAATTCCACCAACGCCGCTGGCACAGCGCTGACTTATCCGAATTTCATCGAGACCCTCACCGCCATCCGCCCCATGATGGCCTTCCGCATCATCGGCGGCTCCATGTACCTCGTCGGCATGGGTCTCATGCTCTGGAATCTCTGGAAGACAGCCCGCAGCGGCCAGCCCGTCAATGAAACCCGCGAAGTCGCGATCCTTGAGCGCAACAGCGTGGATAACATGGGGGTCAAAGACACTTTTCTCTCTGACCCGGTCACGTACTTCTTCGGCGGTCTCTTCCTCCTCATGGGCTGGATCTTCCTGCCTAAAGGAGCGGACATCACCGCCCTGGTCTGTGCGCTTATCTTTGGTGCCATCGCCGTGAGGAAATTCACCACCTCCCATCACACCTGGTCACAGTGGTATGAACGTTTGTTAGAAAACTGGCTTCCCTTCACCATCCTCACCTTCATCGCCGTCGCCCTCGGCGGCCTCATCCAGATCATCCCCACCGTCATGGTGAACCGGGCCAAGAACATGGAGGACCGCATCCAGCAGGTTTACACCCCGCTGGAACTCACCGGCCGCGACATCTACGTCAGTGAAGGCTGCTACAACTGCCACAGTCAGATGATCCGCACCCTCCTGCCGGATGTGCTGCGCTATGGCGACTACAGCCGCCTGGGTGAAAGCATTTATGACCATCCCTTCCAATGGGGGTCCAAGCGCACCGGGCCAGACCTGGCCCGTGAAGGCAGCCGCTATCCCCATAGCTGGCATTTCAATCACATGATGGATCCGCGCAGCACCTCCGTGGGCTCCAACATGCCCGCCTATCCGCATCTCTTCACCACCAAGTTCGACCAGAAAACCCTGCCGAAAAAAATCGCCGCCATGGTCCGCCTCGGCGTCCCCTACCCTGCGATGACTGATCTGGAGATCAAAGAAAACGCCATCAAGCAAGGCATCGAAATTGTCGAAAAACTCAAGGAAGACAAACTCACAGCCGCACCGGATACCCAGATCGTCGCCCTCATCGCCTATCTGCAAAAGCTCGGCAAATACGACACCCTGGAGGTGGAGGACAAACTCCAAAAATATCCCACCGCCCCCGGCCTCATCCCCGGCCCGGTCAATCCTGACCAGAACCGCCCAGCCGCCAGCAGCCAAGAATAGCCTCACCTCCATGTACAAATACGTCATCTACGAAACCTGGCTGGATTGGGTGCCCTACGTCGCCTTCGGCGTCACCGCCCTCGTCTTCATCACCTTTTCCATCCACGCCCTCATCATGCGCAAAGACCGCGCGGACCACCTCTCCCACCTGCCCCTGGATAACTGAGCTTCTTTCCCTCCATGCCTCCCGATTCCCCTAACTCCGGCCCCACCCTGCGCCCACATGAATACGACGGCATCCAGGAATACGATCAAAAGCTGCCTAACTGGTGGTTGTTTAGCTGGTATATCACCATGGTGTTCTTCGTCATCGCCTGGGTGGCCTATTATCAGTTCGGCGTCGGCATGTCCGACGAAAAAAACATTGAGACCGCCATGGCCAAAATCGCCGACTTCCAAAAACGGGAGTTGGAGATGATCGATGACGACAAGCTCTGGGCCATGTCCAAGGATGAAAAGATCGTCACTGCCGGAGCCGCCACCTACAGCACCACCTGCATCGCCTGCCACGCAGCCGATCTCAGCGCCCACATCGCCGGGGCCAAACTGCCCGGACTTCCCCTCAACGACCAGGAATGGAAACACGGCGGACAGCCCACCCAGATCCTCACCATCGTCCGTAAAGGTGCCCCCGACCTCACCAAAGGCATGCCCCCCTGGGAACCCCAGCTCGGCCTCCAGCGCGTCGTCGAAGTCGTCGCCTACATCCTCAGCAAACACGAAAAAGGCGAACCCGCCACCCTCGCTGCCGATTCGCCTTTGGGGGCCCCGAAGTAAGCCTGGGCTTCACAGCTACAATTCTCCCAAATTCCTCACAGGTCTCAGATTTTTCGGTACGTCTGGCAGAAGTATATAGCTTCCTCAAGCGCCTCGGCCTCAAACCTAACGGTCATCGGCCGCTCTTCAATGAAGCGAGTACACTCGCATGAGATTCAGGGGCGGGGATCAGCTTGGAAGCACCCGTTCGAACATTTTCCATTCGCCCGGCAACAACCTCTAGTTGCTGTTTCAAGAAATCTTCAGATGGCGTACTTCGCTCCAAGATGGCTTCCACTAGCTCAGTTCGCGCTTCACTGGGCAGCAGCAACACTTCTTCAAAAAGGTGGCAAACGGCAGCGTTCATACAGTGCTAACTGTGTAAGTTCTGAAGGCCATTCAGCAAAGCAAAAGCTGCGGTAAGCATGGATAAACGAAATGTCAGGAGCGTTCCAGTTCCAGTCCCCCCGCTCCCAACCTTCACAAAATCTAAATTCTTTGCCTGATTTAGGTCACTTGTAAGCGTATTTAGCTTCTCAGTTGCAGTGGTGCCCGGCCACCGCGAAACTGTTCCCCCACCATGACCACCGACCGGCTCGCACTCGCCCTGTCCACCTTCGCCTTTCTGGCGGCGGTGGTGCCTGCCCTGGCCTGTCTGAAGTCAGGGGACTGGCGGCGAGGCCCGACCCAGGTCATCGCCATGACGGTCGGTTTTCTGCTCCAGACCGCCGCCATCTACCTGCGTGGGCAGGTCGTCGGCCAGTGCCCGATGAAGAGTGTCTCGGATATCCTCGTCTTTATCGCCTGGAGCATCGTGCTGCTCTACTTCCTCGTCGGCACCACCTACCGCGTTTCCCTCCTGGGCATGTTCACCGCACCGCTGGTGGTGGCCATGCATGCCCTCGCCTTTCTCCTGCCCGGTGCGTTTCCTGATTATCCTGCCAAGGCCAAAATTGATGCCTGGGTGGAGTTGCATGCCGCCCTGGCCCTCATCGCCTACGCCGCCTTCGCCCTGGCCTGCATCACTGGCGTCATGTACCTGCTGCAGGAGCGTTTCCTGAAAAAGCACCTCATCGGCGGCCTATTTTATCAGCTCCCGCCCATTCAAGGCCTGGCCAAAGCCATCCAGCGCCAGCTCCTGCTGGGCCTCATCCTCCTGAGCGCCAGCCTGGCCATCACCTTTAAACTGGACACCCCCATTACCAACCCCAAGCTCATCTTCGCCTGGGGTGTCTGGGGCCTTTATGCCGTCATGGGGTTCATCACCTGGCGGCACACCCTCTCCCCACGCCAGACTGCCTGGCTGGCCGCCGTGGGATTTGTCATCCCCTTCATTTCCCTGTGGCTGGTGACCTGACAATGACCTTCCCAACCACCACAAGTGAACATCTGGTCTGCCTGGGCCTGAATTATCGCACCACCCCCGTGGAGGTACGGGAGCGCGTCGCATTCCCGGAATCCAAAGTCCCGGATGCCGTCCAGGAAATCCGCCAGCTTCCTGGTTTCGAAGAAAGCGTCATCCTCAGCACCTGCAACCGGGTGGAGCTCTACGCCACCCATTCCCTGACGGACCCCCTCCAGGCCCACCAGACCCTGGTGGAATACCTCGTACGCCGCTTTGAGCTGCCCCCGGAGCAGGCCGAAGCCCTCGTCACATACCGGCTGCGCTCTGATGAAGCCGCCCGCCACCTTTTCCGCGTCGTCAGCGGCCTGGATAGCATGGTTCTCGGCGAGACCGAAATCTTCGGACAGGTCAAACAAGCGTATAAGGTTGCCCTGGAAACCGGCAGCACTGGCCGCTCACTCAACAAGCTTTTCCAACAGGCCTTCACGGTCGGAAAAAAAGTACGCCACGACACCACCATCCAGCGCGGCTCCACCAGCGTCGGCTCTGTCGCCGTAGATCTGGCGGAAAAAGTGCACGACCTCAAACAGTGCCG is a genomic window containing:
- a CDS encoding ComEC/Rec2 family competence protein, yielding MVLSVPAAAGILLADGQTWQPQWPLILITLLVWLPFLYRRRLWTAAPALMLTFGFLHSLRLADTFEHPLRTQLLATADHAMDVTLRGHLYPWNKGAELDEDAALCSVTAIRPGRHGSFQPLKAKIKVRLPEGWSLTAPGVYEISGRLSLPRPPMNPGQFDSVNYGLRMGWIAHLRAQEINLVEEDAIALRFHLLHAAETSRQWITKQLSLGLEKEDKDAAVILAMALGASDAAGEDIEDAFRDSGTLHVFAVSGLHVVMLAHIASMGLRWLGTQRMSLAIILIVFAYAFITGWQPSAARAAFMLAIVLTGPLLYRRSQLPNTLGAAALILLFFDSHQLFLPGFQLSFGVLLAILFMSGGIAEQARPWCELDPFLPPALATPFQRLGVWAKLKIASLFSVTAAAWAGSLPLMILHFGSITPVALVSNLFLVPASELCLIFSCFSLSFATLHCSGMAIFLNVINAQLAKGMVMLATWFASLPAANYTLDLRFEKAPPPAEIRVLHVPFGGGAGYLRSGEERWLLDTGNDNNWRYVLRPFLQHDGINNLDGLILSHGDISHVGAAPRVLKMQKHPRIHTSLLEPWPSDPATGSLKTLSRAIPPDGPIWKRHGLGELINLHSGHGMPVTAQVLHPGPADLHEKANDRGLVLLIQAGPFRVLWLNDAGFITEKRLLERRAPVQCDILVRHQHNADFSGLTELLLAAQPRAIISSNDAYRTEEALPQRLRDHCQAQQIPLFDLEASGSVGIEFWDEFVELKGYGNGQSVRLSALSELR
- a CDS encoding pectate lyase, producing MLPLSALAADSFPDPAEVTAAMKKATSFYTEKLAVHGGYASSWTKDLSMAFVEGKKGTEIISMQPPGTTTVGLAMLKGYQATGDAQFLEAARGAAKALIECQLASGGWLAEYDFSGAYEKKYHLRKHVLAGDTEPGKREFRSTLDDNKTQSALLLLLELASLPESKDDQALQDCLKFGMDSLLGAQYPNGAWPQQFEKPADPAIPVLKARYPADWPRTFPKEKYTDFYTLNDGNMEKIVQLLLRAYDLTKEERYLNSAKKTGNFFILAQMPEPQPGWAQQYNHQMEPVWARKFEPPCVSGGESLSTMKALYDLYVVTGDEKYMKPLPAAFAWYERSVLPDGKHARFYELKTNKPLYFVKDTYELVYDDSNLPTHYGFKLDWIQKDLKQLREIMSRPREEILAKRSGPDNEKSWASRAKGVADKTVQALKAQAPEGFWLNDEEIDAGEFVRHFNAMSIYVEGAKKGGDIFAKMRAK
- a CDS encoding Gfo/Idh/MocA family protein — its product is MNRRRFLQTSAASTLGFPAILRSASPNSMLQVASIGVARMGGNTMRSVARHEKVKIVSICDVDAKHLAQAAKDFPDASQHKDWREVMAKYGDKFDAVTIGTPDHSHAGPCVTALRAKKHVYLQKPMAPTLHECRVITEEAKKAGVVTQLGNQGRSSIEARMTVQLIQSGAIGKVKEVIMWENKPLSWWPKNTELRPQGDAIPEGLDWDLWCGVRNPVPFLNDTYHPQNWRAWFDFGCGEMGDMGCHHFDATFDALKLTAPTRARLTSGGSSGPLWGEKRIVELDFPGSEYTEGDTVRVTWNDGGMDPDMTKVKMPSVLTKFPHSGTFWVGTEGSIFKPYGQRPFVLPEESFPAEKYPKGLKGQDHYHDWVDAILAGTKSCADFSHGGPLTETVLVGTITDRFPGQWLEFDRESCQISNHEGANKLVKREYRDGWKVPGLG
- the ccoN gene encoding cytochrome-c oxidase, cbb3-type subunit I, whose translation is MNTLAQKQLITFDDKVVRQFMWASIIWGIVGMLVGVIIASQLNFHQLNVTQWLSFGRLRPLHTNAVIFAFVGNMMFSGIYYSTQRLCKARMASDILSKIHFWGWQGIIVAAAITLPLGYTRGQEYAELIWPINIAVALIWVVFAVNFFWTLARRNEPSLYVALWFYIATIITVAMLYIVNHLSIPTSWTHSYTLFSGVQNALVQWWYGHNAVAFFLTTPILGIMYYFLPKAVERPVYSYRLSIVHFWSLVFIYIWAGPHHLLNTSLPKWLQMLGMFFSLMLWAPSWGGMLNGLLTLRGAWDKLRTDPVVKFFIAAVTFYGMSTFEGPLLSIRAVNALSHYSDWTIGHVHSGALGWNGLMAAGMFYWLTPRLYGTKLHSVPMANFHFWISIVGILLYVAAMWVSGIMQGLMLNSTNAAGTALTYPNFIETLTAIRPMMAFRIIGGSMYLVGMGLMLWNLWKTARSGQPVNETREVAILERNSVDNMGVKDTFLSDPVTYFFGGLFLLMGWIFLPKGADITALVCALIFGAIAVRKFTTSHHTWSQWYERLLENWLPFTILTFIAVALGGLIQIIPTVMVNRAKNMEDRIQQVYTPLELTGRDIYVSEGCYNCHSQMIRTLLPDVLRYGDYSRLGESIYDHPFQWGSKRTGPDLAREGSRYPHSWHFNHMMDPRSTSVGSNMPAYPHLFTTKFDQKTLPKKIAAMVRLGVPYPAMTDLEIKENAIKQGIEIVEKLKEDKLTAAPDTQIVALIAYLQKLGKYDTLEVEDKLQKYPTAPGLIPGPVNPDQNRPAASSQE
- a CDS encoding cbb3-type cytochrome c oxidase N-terminal domain-containing protein, translating into MPPDSPNSGPTLRPHEYDGIQEYDQKLPNWWLFSWYITMVFFVIAWVAYYQFGVGMSDEKNIETAMAKIADFQKRELEMIDDDKLWAMSKDEKIVTAGAATYSTTCIACHAADLSAHIAGAKLPGLPLNDQEWKHGGQPTQILTIVRKGAPDLTKGMPPWEPQLGLQRVVEVVAYILSKHEKGEPATLAADSPLGAPK
- the ccsA gene encoding cytochrome c biogenesis protein CcsA; the encoded protein is MTTDRLALALSTFAFLAAVVPALACLKSGDWRRGPTQVIAMTVGFLLQTAAIYLRGQVVGQCPMKSVSDILVFIAWSIVLLYFLVGTTYRVSLLGMFTAPLVVAMHALAFLLPGAFPDYPAKAKIDAWVELHAALALIAYAAFALACITGVMYLLQERFLKKHLIGGLFYQLPPIQGLAKAIQRQLLLGLILLSASLAITFKLDTPITNPKLIFAWGVWGLYAVMGFITWRHTLSPRQTAWLAAVGFVIPFISLWLVT
- the hemA gene encoding glutamyl-tRNA reductase, whose translation is MTFPTTTSEHLVCLGLNYRTTPVEVRERVAFPESKVPDAVQEIRQLPGFEESVILSTCNRVELYATHSLTDPLQAHQTLVEYLVRRFELPPEQAEALVTYRLRSDEAARHLFRVVSGLDSMVLGETEIFGQVKQAYKVALETGSTGRSLNKLFQQAFTVGKKVRHDTTIQRGSTSVGSVAVDLAEKVHDLKQCRVMLVGAGEMSRTCAQSLLSRGAQSIIVSNRSYDRAVELATEMKGTAMKFDEWEHALHEVDVIISSTSAPHFVIKPELIDQVMRKRRWDPLLIIDIAVPRDVDPAVNEIEGVYLYDIDALQAIADDGRRERERQLSACERIIEDHLEKYGFTHHAVPLAASSQVVI